From Anopheles coluzzii chromosome 3, AcolN3, whole genome shotgun sequence, the proteins below share one genomic window:
- the LOC120956502 gene encoding delta-aminolevulinic acid dehydratase, protein MTSARLHSSIFHPTLRKLQCQDVSIEAHNLMYPVFLVDDDDAVQPIPSMPGVARYGLTTLLAHLEPLVAKGLQSILLFGVVDKMPKDSTGSGADCATNPVIRALPRLRAAFPELLIACDVCLCPYTDHGHCGVLTADGLIDNGPSIKRIAEIALAYAQAGAHIVAPSDMMDNRIGAIKEALRGSNLENRCSVLSYSVKFASGFYGPFRDAAKSAPAFGDRKCYQLPPGSKGIAKRAAKRDVEEGADMLMVKPGMAYLDIVKQVKDDYPELPLFIYQVSGEYSMLLNAGQIGAFDLKTVLWEVLVGMRRAGADCIISYFTPLVLDWLKE, encoded by the exons ATGACGTCGGCAAGACTGCACAgcagcatattccatcccacGCTGCGAAAGCTCCAGTGCCAGGATGTGTCCATCGAAGCGCACAACCTGATGTACCCGGTGTTTTTGGT cgacgacgatgacgcaGTCCAGCCCATTCCAAGCATGCCGGGAGTGGCCCGGTACGGTCTCACCACCCTGCTGGCCCACCTGGAACCGCTCGTTGCGAAGGGTCTGCAATCGATCCTGCTCTTCGGTGTGGTTGATAAAATGCCCAAG GACTCCACCGGTTCGGGTGCCGATTGCGCCACCAATCCGGTGATACGCGCCCTGCCCCGCCTGCGGGCAGCCTTCCCCGAGCTGCTGATTGCGTGCGACGTCTGCCTCTGCCCGTACACCGACCACGGCCACTGCGGTGTGCTGACCGCCGACGGGCTTATCGACAACGGGCCAAGCATTAAGCGCATCGCCGAAATTGCCCTCGCGTATGCACAGGCCGGTGCGCACATTGTTGCACCGTCCGACATGATGGACAATCGCATTGGCGCGATAAAGGAGGCACTGAGGGGGAGCAACCTCGAAAACCGTTGCTCCGTGCTGTCGTACTCGGTGAAGTTTGCGTCCGGCTTTTATGGGCCGTTCCGGGATGCGGCCAAATCGGCACCGGCGTTCGGCGACCGGAAGTGCTACCAGCTGCCACCGGGCTCGAAGGGCATAGCGAAGCGGGCTGCG AAACGTGACGTGGAGGAAGGCGCCGACATGCTGATGGTGAAGCCGGGCATGGCCTACCTCGACATTGTGAAGCAAGTGAAGGACGACTATCCCGAGCTTCCACTGTTCATCTATCAA GTTTCGGGCGAGTACTCGATGCTGCTGAATGCCGGCCAAATCGGTGCCTTTGATCTGAAGACTGTCCTGTGGGAGGTGCTGGTCGGTATGCGCCGGGCCGGTGCCGACTGTATCATTTCCTACTTCACGCCGCTCGTGCTAGACTGGCTAAAAGAATGA
- the LOC120957403 gene encoding high affinity copper uptake protein 1-like isoform X2, with protein MMHMSFWWGSNVGDVFFSGLTVNGTGPMVALCLTLTALSVAYEGLKIHGAKVRARTARERVRSASCPPSESATLLSLEGSVSNGPLSGSNLSRRIRKLAAEAVTFLFHSMLGYALMLTVMVYNGYLFVAVVGGMGLGYFLFGHLSMKVNMENIQAHQTKMICTTRCLQQGAESCAMSHSAPCPSARTTRSNYQTLT; from the exons ATGATGCACATGTCCTTCTGGTGGGGCTCAAACGTGGGCGACGTGTTCTTTTCCGGCCTGACGGTGAACGGTACGGGACCAATGGTGGCCCTCTGTCTCACGCTGACCGCCCTGTCGGTGGCGTACGAGGGGCTAAAG ATCCACGGTGCTAAGGTGCGCGCTAGGACGGCACGCGAACGGGTACGATCCGCCTCGTGTCCACCGAGCGAAAGTGCCACCCTGCTTTCCCTTGAGGGTAGCGTCAGCAATGGGCCGCTAAGCGGCAGCAACCTATCGCGCCGCATCCGGAAGCTGGCCGCCGAAGCCGTCACCTTCCTCTTTCACAGCATGCTGGGATATGCGCTCATGCTGACGGTGATGGTGTACAATGGGTACCTGTTTGTGGCGGTCGTCGGTGGCATGGGGCTCGGTTACTTCCTGTTTGGCCACCTCTCGATGAAGGTGAACATGGAGAATATACAGGCGCACCAGACGAAAATGATCTGCACCACGCGCTGCCTACAGCAAG GTGCGGAAAGCTGCGCAATGAGCCACTCAGCGCCCTGTCCATCCGCT CGTACTACCCGCTCTAATTATCAAACCCTGACCTAA
- the LOC120956501 gene encoding uncharacterized protein LOC120956501 yields the protein MESADLVECVFEAVSTGDADLLAGCIGQLTIGTVLEFERLYGESPLHLCVKLGGMSHLPVVRGLLASGLFDSAAVDGDGRTMLECAQAGEDRELLEALIKITTEGLDDATACYRVLRHDSLEIFKAYLAVRQLTEEEEFQHISCALVQLNAKNVKLSEDLHIYTLWKLSDYGFRHLAGNWPGTKDPNEWKQHIELVRECWEDIAKHHDTGLYADVDDPFLHRLQTLHNHLYLLKHKQFLAYLPLQEAIFCVAIFLSIYRNPGQFREYRLMVNKCLVIEFARMVSRQLTLVKMYLERTEQDLLEIVQSVEGKDATAKSALIEELLGKIGESHLPNKEHVVRQLRERADTIGSSNKDALIKDLMDKLKRIDKPWTEAKLNQLKALEKNTKEHLIEQIRRRLRHVSHPQNVANRLMGDWKKGKATGPIVADLIAGESFDLSHLMRPDRTIRRKLIKCYVATKQHYSLHKIVYYCEQMAGTARRRVTAPTTFADIACMKRTVQVLGEAIKNTTNSANLPGKAQGAVDSMLTALFPDMNKQLREVFSHSISLKKLLVGDGNDRRLCETFRSHLGMVRTAFQLLYAVAVADIRHSFYGAMRRCSSMEQIRSLAVYVGDMEELERRQSACYRQVRAYFEEANDTFAELAREAIGQTPQFRLLQDQLAVKRSIVNVLGKHIEENDGFGYAELRRACFVGDSLDAIRRMLDWKLTMTWANKFYREVRSSWHSNHVESVTIEWMEKRLLQYNPSVIAGILKNGSISMDCAEEFDYVEHTRKLLEQLGMEAGTIGEEALQQLNKRLKPYYNNMFFVDNKWKVLESFCKERKLVWSKELTRTLVRKDQEELQQLYDERREELRQLLKANELHTLDGLTRRLFELPTAMLVAIEYMQLELCEMLYAVGYFGDSFHYVKHRVPMIQGKNYRNFLAHDALSYNLLTDSSMEKIVVNAFVFANRKVRLFGGGAGAGKAANFSFPTEDKINEWVAVQKRLLEAFRAGDIERMHAIRIAGGEIRKARFCCSRNPAFLAADYFELSELLNPCRVAQRMVQYVGQFFAMIQDRCNDADHQLAMALKLRDFQSAYDRTIATGDRVIREELFGWPELMERVRQTDLFVHLVAVVNRGPILQKLIEHGNERGVRELLPYFEHFNATESRGPLGDAMLYCGRAITDLLLPRTTVPHPAVILLAIMLHWNDIFAGMMGRAEIDPSTYTFLLKTAAQASNYTAGVYLLETPSFSHFIPAAFEQGCLAAVRQGEVALLKHLLARCPTKASTSLAKILHEAARRKRWNCVKVLLEENAPIDTLFPDGVREERCAFLLLVKHGQYNLLRNIGTIQRDMFGTVALDPFTVAIRNGTATDKMIRALQRLGFDWLDNSSTLHEAIRSKNMPILETILKKVDVACTLQQPAIHHDHFRLALAVLYRWKMIAFVEESKTYETSLFRAVQNRDKAMVETLLAWGRKARTLPEEFAGVLGGIVFERDSVYIRSGKRCEEQPLWNAGDSCEEMIVCMESCAVLEGMTWQEVTVKTPAVTVTFHVLMGEDEVLKVEDTSFALTNPDSLLDCLKDFQTFANSKLNEYGIIYASFSTPKATKHFWQIEQTNCAYDILPASIDHPIDLTETVNYRDKGGETPLHHCFPRDTLELVTLLVENGANPLLADKSGMAAIHVSLLNSQDYAVGRYLYDQCVARELRNEQGQSVLQLDDGNGANRLIHTAVMVGRRDIIARLLRHGADVSVVNSYGVTPAQLAAGTCLYRADRVVGMLLEHDATAIDAIDGKGLTLVQYAARTSSVQLLRVVLRYKPNLRHTANDGLTVLGTAIILRNVEIAKCLLKYAIENDIRGLTRIGEEDLVVLSLICDDRELSQGLLEYELQHTLAEVDERDLPRLRSVLDCTLPGMEGVSVAQVIQMQGYGESQCFLEELLVIVTSFADQ from the coding sequence ATGGAGAGCGCTGATTTGGTGGAGTGTGTGTTCGAAGCGGTAAGCACCGGTGATGCCGACCTTTTGGCAGGATGCATCGGCCAGCTGACCATCGGTACCGTGCTGGAGTTTGAGCGTCTGTACGGGGAAAGCCCGCTGCATCTGTGCGTGAAGCTTGGTGGCATGAGTCATCTGCCAGTGGTGCGTGGCCTGCTCGCGAGTGGCCTGTTTGATAGTGCCGCCGTCGACGGGGACGGACGAACGATGCTCGAGTGTGCCCAGGCAGGTGAAGATCGCGAGCTGCTCGAGGCGCTGATAAAGATAACGACCGAAGGGTTGGATGATGCAACCGCTTGCTACCGTGTGCTGAGACACGATTCGTTGGAGATATTCAAAGCGTACCTGGCGGTGAGACAGTTGACGGAGGAGGAAGAATTTCAACACATCTCGTGTGCGTTAGTTCAACTAAATGCGAAAAACGTTAAACTCTCGGAAGATCTGCACATCTACACGCTGTGGAAGCTGTCCGACTATGGCTTCCGACACCTGGCCGGCAATTGGCCGGGCACGAAAGACCCCAACGAATGGAAGCAGCACATCGAACTCGTGCGGGAGTGTTGGGAAGATATTGCAAAGCATCACGACACTGGGCTGTACGCGGACGTTGACGATCCGTTTCTGCACCGGCTGCAAACCCTGCACAACCATCTCTATCTACTCAAGCACAAACAATTCCTCGCTTATCTTCCGCTTCAGGAGGCAATCTTTTGTGTGGCCATTTTCCTATCCATCTATCGAAATCCGGGCCAATTTCGGGAGTATCGGCTGATGGTGAACAAATGTCTCGTGATCGAGTTTGCGCGCATGGTGAGCCGACAGCTGACGCTGGTGAAGATGTATCTCGAGCGAACGGAGCAGGATTTGCTGGAGATTGTGCAGAGTGTTGAGGGGAAAGATGCCACAGCGAAGAGTGCGCTGATTGAGGAATTGTTGGGAAAAATTGGAGAATCGCATCTGCCCAACAAAGAGCACGTGGTGAGGCAGCTGCGTGAGCGGGCAGACACGATCGGTTCCTCCAATAAGGACGCTCTGATTAAAGATTTAATGGACAAGCTAAAACGCATCGATAAACCTTGGACCGAGGCAAAACTGAACCAACTAAAAGCGCtcgaaaaaaacaccaaagaGCATCTGATTGAGCAAATACGCAGACGGCTACGCCACGTGTCCCACCCACAGAACGTGGCGAACCGTTTGATGGGCGACTGGAAGAAGGGCAAAGCTACCGGCCCCATCGTAGCCGACCTCATCGCGGGCGAATCGTTCGATCTCAGCCACCTCATGCGCCCCGATCGCACCATCCGCCGCAAGCTGATCAAGTGTTACGTCGCCACCAAGCAGCACTACTCGCTGCACAAGATCGTGTACTACTGCGAGCAGATGGCCGGCACGGCACGGCGCCGTGTCACCGCCCCGACCACCTTCGCCGACATCGCGTGCATGAAGCGCACCGTCCAGGTGCTCGGGGAAGCGATCAAAAACACGACCAACTCGGCCAACCTGCCCGGCAAGGCACAGGGCGCGGTCGACTCCATGCTAACGGCCCTCTTCCCCGACATGAACAAGCAGCTGCGGGAGGTGTTTTCGCACAGCATTTCGCTGAAGAAGCTTCTGGTGGGTGATGGCAACGATCGGCGGCTGTGTGAAACGTTCCGCTCGCATCTGGGCATGGTGCGGACCGCTTTCCAGCTGCTGTATGCCGTTGCGGTCGCCGACATAAGACACTCGTTTTATGGCGCTATGAGACGATGCAGCAGCATGGAGCAGATCCGTTCGCTTGCCGTGTATGTGGGCGATATGGAAGAGCTGGAGCGGCGGCAGAGCGCTTGCTACAGGCAGGTGCGGGCGTACTTTGAAGAAGCGAACGACACGTTTGCGGAGCTGGCGAGGGAAGCGATCGGCCAGACGCCCCAATTTCGGCTGCTGCAGGACCAGCTCGCTGTGAAGCGGAGCATCGTGAACGTGCTGGGCAAACACATTGAAGAAAACGATGGTTTTGGGTACGCGGAGCTAAGGAGAGCGTGCTTTGTCGGGGACAGTTTGGATGCGATCCGGCGCATGCTCGACTGGAAGCTGACGATGACGTGGGCGAACAAATTCTACCGCGAGGTGCGCTCCTCCTGGCACAGCAATCACGTGGAGTCGGTCACGATCGAGTGGATGGAGAAGCGACTGCTCCAGTACAATCCATCCGTCATTGCGGGCATCCTGAAGAATGGTTCCATCTCGATGGACTGTGCGGAAGAGTTCGATTACGTCGAGCACACGCGAAAGCTACTGGAGCAGCTCGGTATGGAGGCGGGCACGATCGGCGAGGAAGCGTTACAGCAGCTGAACAAGCGCCTCAAACCGTACTACAACAACATGTTCTTCGTGGACAACAAGTGGAAGGTGCTGGAATCGTTCTGCAAGGAGCGGAAGCTCGTTTGGAGTAAAGAACTCACGCGAACGTTGGTGAGGAAAGATCAGGaagagctgcagcagctgtaCGACGAACGTCGTGAAGAGTTGCGGCAACTGCTCAAGGCGAACGAGCTGCACACGCTGGACGGGTTGACCAGGCGGCTGTTTGAGCTACCGACCGCCATGCTGGTTGCGATCGAGTACATGCAGCTGGAGCTGTGCGAGATGCTGTACGCGGTCGGGTACTTTGGGGACAGCTTCCACTACGTCAAGCATCGCGTGCCGATGATACAGGGCAAGAATTATCGCAATTTCCTGGCGCACGACGCACTTTCGTACAATCTGCTCACGGACAGCTCGATGGAGAAGATCGTGGTGAATGCGTTCGTGTTTGCCAACCGGAAGGTGCGCCTGTTTGGCGGAGGGGCTGGTGCGGGGAAGGCGGCTaatttttcctttccaacgGAGGATAAAATCAACGAGTGGGTTGCGGTGCAGAAACGTCTCTTGGAAGCATTTCGCGCTGGCGATATTGAGCGGATGCACGCGATCCGGATCGCCGGTGGAGAGATTCGAAAGGCTCGGTTTTGTTGCTCCCGTAACCCTGCCTTTCTGGCGGCGGATTACTTCGAGCTTTCGGAGCTGCTGAATCCTTGCCGTGTTGCGCAACGGATGGTACAGTATGTGGGTCAATTTTTCGCAATGATCCAAGATCGCTGCAACGATGCTGACCATCAGCTAGCGATGGCACTGAAGTTGCGCGACTTTCAGTCGGCTTATGATCGTACGATCGCTACCGGCGATCGTGTGATTCGGGAAGAGCTGTTCGGCTGGCCCGAGCTGATGGAGCGCGTGCGCCAAACTGATCTCTTCGTACATCTCGTTGCCGTCGTTAATAGGGGCCCCATTTTGCAGAAGCTGATCGAGCACGGCAATGAACGTGGCGTGCGCGAGCTGCTGCCCTACTTTGAGCACTTTAACGCGACGGAATCCCGCGGTCCGCTCGGCGATGCGATGCTGTACTGTGGGCGTGCGATCACGGATTTGCTACTaccgcgcaccaccgtaccgcATCCGGCCGTCATTCTGCTCGCCATCATGCTGCACTGGAACGACATCTTTGCGGGCATGATGGGCAGGGCTGAGATAGATCCCTCGACGTACACGTTTCTGCTGAAAACGGCCGCACAGGCGAGTAACTACACTGCTGGGGTTTATTTGCTTGAAACGCCCTCGTTTTCACACTTCATTCCCGCTGCCTTTGAACAGGGCTGTCTGGCCGCGGTTCGACAGGGAGAGGTGGCTCTGTTGAAGCATTTACTTGCACGCTGTCCAACGAAGGCCAGTACCAGTCTGGCTAAGATCCTGCACGAAGCAGCACGCCGGAAGCGGTGGAACTGTGTTAAAGTGCTGCTCGAAGAGAACGCACCCATCGATACACTCTTCCCGGATGGGGTGCGCGAAGAGCGCTGCGCCTTTTTATTGCTGGTAAAGCACGGCCAGTACAACCTGTTGCGCAACATCGGCACGATCCAGCGCGACATGTTCGGTACGGTTGCACTAGATCCCTTTACGGTGGCGATACGCAACGGGACGGCAACGGACAAAATGATTCGAGCACTGCAACGACTTGGGTTCGATTGGCTCGACAACTCATCCACCCTGCACGAAGCGATAAGAAGCAAAAATATGCCAATCTTGGAAACGATCCTTAAAAAAGTTGACGTGGCCTGTACCCTACAACAGCCCGCCATCCATCACGATCACTTCCGGCTGGCGCTCGCGGTGCTTTATCGCTGGAAAATGATCGCTTTTGTGGAGGAATCGAAAACGTACGAAACGTCACTGTTTCGGGCGGTACAAAACAGGGACAAAGCGATGGTAGAGACATTGCTGGCGTGGGGCCGGAAGGCACGCACGCTGCCAGAGGAGTTTGCCGGTGTGCTAGGGGGCATTGTGTTTGAACGGGACTCTGTGTATATCCGGTCGGGGAAGAGATGTGAAGAGCAACCGCTTTGGAATGCGGGGGACAGCTGCGAGGAGATGATCGTTTGCATGGAATCGTGCGCTGTGCTGGAGGGTATGACATGGCAAGAGGTGACGGTGAAGACGCCAGCTGTAACGGTTACGTTCCACGTGCTAATGGGAGAGGATGAAGTTTTGAAGGTTGAAGACACCTCCTTCGCACTAACCAACCCAGATTCGTTGCTAGACTGTTTAAAGGACTTCCAAACCtttgcaaacagcaaactCAATGAATATGGCATCATTTACGCTTCGTTTTCCACCCCCAAAGCCACCAAGCACTTCTGGCAGATTGAGCAAACGAATTGTGCGTACGATATCCTTCCCGCTAGCATCGATCACCCCATCGATCTAACGGAAACGGTTAATTATAGGGACAAGGGGGGTGAAACACCGCTCCATCACTGCTTTCCGCGCGATACGCtcgagctcgtgacgctgctGGTGGAAAATGGTGCCAATCCGCTGCTCGCGGATAAGAGCGGCATGGCGGCCATCCACGTGTCGCTGCTCAACTCGCAAGACTACGCGGTCGGACGGTACCTCTACGATCAGTGTGTTGCGCGCGAGCTGCGCAACGAGCAGGGCCAGTCCGTGCTACAGCTGGACGATGGGAACGGTGCGAACCGGCTGATTCATACGGCCGTGATGGTCGGACGGCGTGATATTATCGCACGATTGCTACGGCACGGTGCCGACGTGTCGGTGGTGAACAGTTACGGCGTAACGCCGGCCCAGCTTGCCGCCGGAACGTGCCTGTACCGGGCGGACCGGGTCGTCGGCATGCTGCTCGAGCACGATGCCACCGCGATCGATGCGATCGATGGGAAGGGTTTGACGCTGGTACAGTACGCGGCAAGGACGAGCTCGGTCCAGCTGTTGCGCGTGGTGTTACGGTACAAACCGAACTTACGGCACACCGCAAACGACGGTCTGACGGTCCTCGGAACGGCAATAATCCTGCGGAACGTTGAGATTGCGAAGTGTTTGCTCAAGTATGCGATCGAAAATGACATCAGAGGGTTGACACGGATCGGGGAGGAAGATTTGGTAGTGCTTTCGTTGATCTGTGACGATCGGGAGCTTTCGCAGGGGCTGCTCGAGTACGAGCTGCAGCACACGCTG
- the LOC120957403 gene encoding high affinity copper uptake protein 1-like isoform X3, with translation MMHMSFWWGSNVGDVFFSGLTVNGTGPMVALCLTLTALSVAYEGLKIHGAKVRARTARERVRSASCPPSESATLLSLEGSVSNGPLSGSNLSRRIRKLAAEAVTFLFHSMLGYALMLTVMVYNGYLFVAVVGGMGLGYFLFGHLSMKVNMENIQAHQTKMICTTRCLQQGAESCAMSHSAPCPSANR, from the exons ATGATGCACATGTCCTTCTGGTGGGGCTCAAACGTGGGCGACGTGTTCTTTTCCGGCCTGACGGTGAACGGTACGGGACCAATGGTGGCCCTCTGTCTCACGCTGACCGCCCTGTCGGTGGCGTACGAGGGGCTAAAG ATCCACGGTGCTAAGGTGCGCGCTAGGACGGCACGCGAACGGGTACGATCCGCCTCGTGTCCACCGAGCGAAAGTGCCACCCTGCTTTCCCTTGAGGGTAGCGTCAGCAATGGGCCGCTAAGCGGCAGCAACCTATCGCGCCGCATCCGGAAGCTGGCCGCCGAAGCCGTCACCTTCCTCTTTCACAGCATGCTGGGATATGCGCTCATGCTGACGGTGATGGTGTACAATGGGTACCTGTTTGTGGCGGTCGTCGGTGGCATGGGGCTCGGTTACTTCCTGTTTGGCCACCTCTCGATGAAGGTGAACATGGAGAATATACAGGCGCACCAGACGAAAATGATCTGCACCACGCGCTGCCTACAGCAAG GTGCGGAAAGCTGCGCAATGAGCCACTCAGCGCCCTGTCCATCCGCT aaTCGGTAA
- the LOC120957402 gene encoding mediator of RNA polymerase II transcription subunit 18, whose protein sequence is MGAQVNAAELLQQALSSNIIPNQEFLLQGSILDSAAENLLHRLRGLCDNVDASPETFSDIEMCFSLKLPTEKTPVMTVRVRRAQDVEAPLQLRYIGQPELGDRTRPTLVRSSLDIACTPHVIDFLTEMGFRLDFEYSTKGYMFRKGRMKITVSKILKNMTEPISQSYLVELSVLAPKGQDAIAEDMRIFAEQLKPLVQLEKIDYKRFAQMP, encoded by the exons ATGGGTGCACAAGTTAATGCTGCCGAGTTGCTGCAGCAAGCGCTCAGCTCAAATATCATACCGAATCAGGAGTTTCTGCTGCAGGGTTCGATACTAGATTCGGCCGCCGAGAATCTGCTTCACCG ATTGCGAGGTCTTTGCGACAATGTGGACGCTAGCCCGGAAACCTTCAGCGATATTGAAATGTGCTTCAGCTTGAAGCTTCCTACAGAGAAG ACCCCGGTAATGACGGTCCGTGTGCGTCGTGCGCAGGACGTGGAAGCCCCCCTCCAGCTGCGCTACATCGGTCAACCCGAGCTGGGCGATCGGACCCGTCCCACGCTGGTCCGCAGCAGCCTCGACATTGCCTGCACCCCGCACGTGATCGATTTCCTGACCGAGATGGGCTTCCGGCTCGATTTCGAGTACTCCACCAAGGGGTACATGTTTCGCAAGGGTCGCATGAAGATTACCGTCTCTAAAATCTTGAAAAACATGACCGAACCCATCTCCCAAAGCTATTTGGTGGAGCTGTCGGTGCTGGCGCCCAAGGGCCAGGACGCAATCGCCGAGGATATGCGCATCTTTGCCGAGCAGCTGAAACCGCTGGTGCAGCTGGAAAAGATTGATTACAAGCGGTTCGCCCAAATgccgtaa
- the LOC120957403 gene encoding high affinity copper uptake protein 1-like isoform X1 has product MMHMSFWWGSNVGDVFFSGLTVNGTGPMVALCLTLTALSVAYEGLKIHGAKVRARTARERVRSASCPPSESATLLSLEGSVSNGPLSGSNLSRRIRKLAAEAVTFLFHSMLGYALMLTVMVYNGYLFVAVVGGMGLGYFLFGHLSMKVNMENIQAHQTKMICTTRCLQQESVNPSASTSLEHYPRDSSSLDAEHGTSSRYGIAHGSSGCH; this is encoded by the exons ATGATGCACATGTCCTTCTGGTGGGGCTCAAACGTGGGCGACGTGTTCTTTTCCGGCCTGACGGTGAACGGTACGGGACCAATGGTGGCCCTCTGTCTCACGCTGACCGCCCTGTCGGTGGCGTACGAGGGGCTAAAG ATCCACGGTGCTAAGGTGCGCGCTAGGACGGCACGCGAACGGGTACGATCCGCCTCGTGTCCACCGAGCGAAAGTGCCACCCTGCTTTCCCTTGAGGGTAGCGTCAGCAATGGGCCGCTAAGCGGCAGCAACCTATCGCGCCGCATCCGGAAGCTGGCCGCCGAAGCCGTCACCTTCCTCTTTCACAGCATGCTGGGATATGCGCTCATGCTGACGGTGATGGTGTACAATGGGTACCTGTTTGTGGCGGTCGTCGGTGGCATGGGGCTCGGTTACTTCCTGTTTGGCCACCTCTCGATGAAGGTGAACATGGAGAATATACAGGCGCACCAGACGAAAATGATCTGCACCACGCGCTGCCTACAGCAAG aaTCGGTAAACCCTTCCGCATCGACCAGTCTCGAGCATTACCCGCGTGACTCCTCGTCGTTGGACGCAGAGCATGGCACAAGCAGTCGGTATGGCATCGCGCACGGTTCGTCTGGCTGTCACTAG